The Mycolicibacterium fluoranthenivorans genome has a window encoding:
- a CDS encoding enoyl-CoA hydratase/isomerase family protein: MTTDQQAPYRRLIVERRGPVGWIINDRPDRLNAYDAVMRAEFPRAWAELDADPDVRVIVHTGNGRAFQVGADVEELDGDAVLQFQETMRTLDLKLTGWHCNVRKPVITAINGVCAGGGLHWVADADVVIAASDASFVDPHVSIGQVSALETIALMRKIPAEAVLRMALVGSHERLSAQRAYELGLISQIVDPPDNLRDVAQELAEKIAKNSPAAMYATKRALWGALEHGLTDACRVGATHLTSVWGHPDQNEGPLAFADKRTPNWLPLETES, encoded by the coding sequence GTGACCACCGATCAGCAGGCACCCTATCGGCGGCTTATCGTCGAGCGCCGCGGGCCCGTGGGCTGGATCATCAACGACCGGCCGGACCGGCTCAACGCCTACGACGCCGTGATGCGCGCCGAATTTCCCAGGGCGTGGGCCGAGTTGGACGCCGATCCCGACGTGCGGGTCATCGTGCACACCGGAAACGGGCGGGCTTTCCAGGTGGGCGCCGACGTCGAGGAACTCGACGGCGACGCCGTCCTGCAGTTCCAGGAGACCATGCGCACCCTCGATCTGAAACTCACCGGGTGGCACTGCAACGTCCGCAAACCGGTGATCACCGCCATCAACGGGGTGTGCGCGGGCGGCGGCCTGCACTGGGTCGCCGATGCCGATGTCGTGATCGCGGCCTCGGATGCCTCCTTCGTCGACCCGCACGTCTCGATCGGACAGGTCAGCGCACTGGAGACCATTGCCCTGATGCGCAAGATCCCCGCGGAGGCCGTGTTGCGCATGGCGTTGGTGGGCAGTCACGAACGCCTCAGCGCGCAGCGCGCCTATGAACTCGGCCTTATCAGCCAGATCGTCGACCCGCCGGACAATCTCCGTGACGTCGCGCAGGAGTTGGCCGAGAAGATCGCCAAGAACTCGCCCGCGGCGATGTATGCCACCAAACGTGCGCTATGGGGTGCCCTGGAACACGGCCTCACCGACGCCTGCCGGGTCGGGGCAACGCATCTGACCTCCGTCTGGGGACATCCGGACCAGAACGAGGGTCCCCTCGCGTTCGCCGACAAGCGGACACCGAACTGGCTTCCGCTGGAGACCGAATCGTGA